Proteins from a genomic interval of Mycolicibacterium grossiae:
- a CDS encoding amino acid ABC transporter ATP-binding protein, with amino-acid sequence MSRLLATAAIEHAEYAISARGVRKSYGDREVLAGVDLAVRPGEVTVILGPSGSGKSTLLRVLNHLEKVDAGIVEVDGELVGYRRKGQRLHELSTREILRQRTKIGFVFQDFNLFGHLTVLENVVEAPVSAQRRRRADVEREARELLARVGVADKADEYPRRLSGGQQQRVAIARALALQPKVMLFDEPTSALDPELVGEVLEVIRDLVRNGATLVIVTHEVGFAKEIADTVVFMDGGVIVEQGPPSRVLGDSAHPRTRDFLSHVL; translated from the coding sequence GTGAGCCGGTTGCTCGCCACGGCGGCGATTGAGCACGCGGAGTACGCCATCTCCGCCCGCGGCGTCCGCAAGTCCTACGGCGATCGCGAGGTGTTGGCCGGCGTGGACCTCGCGGTACGGCCCGGTGAGGTCACGGTGATCCTCGGGCCGTCCGGGTCGGGCAAGTCGACACTGCTGCGCGTGCTCAACCACCTCGAGAAGGTCGACGCCGGCATCGTCGAGGTCGACGGCGAACTGGTCGGATACCGGCGCAAAGGGCAACGACTGCACGAACTCTCGACCCGTGAGATCCTGCGGCAACGCACCAAGATCGGCTTCGTCTTCCAGGACTTCAACCTGTTCGGGCACCTCACCGTGCTCGAGAACGTCGTGGAGGCACCGGTGTCGGCGCAGCGCCGCCGGCGCGCCGACGTCGAACGGGAGGCCCGGGAGCTGCTGGCACGGGTGGGCGTCGCCGACAAGGCCGACGAGTACCCGCGTCGGCTGTCGGGCGGTCAGCAGCAACGGGTGGCCATCGCCCGCGCGCTGGCGCTGCAACCCAAGGTGATGCTGTTCGACGAGCCCACCTCGGCGCTCGACCCCGAGCTGGTGGGCGAGGTGCTCGAGGTGATACGCGACCTGGTCCGCAACGGAGCCACCCTGGTCATCGTCACCCACGAGGTGGGCTTCGCCAAGGAGATCGCCGACACCGTCGTGTTCATGGACGGTGGCGTGATCGTCGAGCAGGGGCCACCGAGCCGCGTCCTGGGTGACTCCGCCCACCCGCGCACCCGGGACTTCCTGTCGCACGTGCTGTAG
- a CDS encoding amino acid ABC transporter permease: MTATVDAQGRPADTAHPDEVLVVARTWHPWRWIIAVAALVLLAQFVHGLATNAGWDWATFAQYVTAKSVMSALWLTVQLTFWGTVIGFALGIALAAARLSHNPVLRVIAWSYVWAFRSIPLIVQLLFWFNIAYLYETLSVGIPFGPALVTFDVNAVISGSMAAVIGLALHQAAYSAEIVRAGIVSVDPGQREAAAALGIPRRREFFRIVLPQAMRGILPNAANEVISLFKGTSIVSVMAIAELFYQVQVIYGRNGRVVPLLMVATFWYVVLTSLLSIVQFYVERHYAKGATRELPPTPLQRLRRQASAARATWSRS; encoded by the coding sequence GTGACCGCAACGGTGGATGCGCAGGGCCGGCCGGCCGACACCGCCCACCCCGACGAGGTGCTCGTCGTCGCCCGCACGTGGCATCCGTGGCGCTGGATCATCGCGGTGGCGGCCCTGGTGCTGCTCGCGCAGTTCGTCCACGGGCTCGCCACCAACGCCGGATGGGACTGGGCGACGTTCGCGCAGTACGTCACCGCCAAGTCGGTGATGTCGGCGCTGTGGCTGACGGTTCAACTGACGTTCTGGGGCACCGTCATCGGCTTCGCGCTGGGCATCGCCCTCGCCGCGGCGCGGCTGTCGCACAATCCGGTTCTCCGGGTGATCGCGTGGAGCTACGTCTGGGCGTTCCGGTCCATCCCGCTCATCGTGCAGCTGCTGTTCTGGTTCAACATCGCCTATCTCTACGAGACGCTGTCGGTCGGCATCCCGTTCGGACCTGCGCTGGTCACCTTCGACGTCAACGCCGTGATCAGCGGCTCCATGGCCGCCGTGATCGGCCTCGCCCTGCATCAGGCCGCCTACTCCGCCGAGATCGTGCGCGCCGGCATCGTCTCGGTCGACCCGGGTCAGCGCGAAGCGGCTGCCGCGCTGGGCATTCCGCGTCGGCGCGAGTTCTTCAGGATCGTGCTTCCGCAGGCCATGCGCGGCATCCTGCCCAATGCCGCCAACGAGGTCATCTCGTTGTTCAAGGGCACGTCCATCGTCTCGGTGATGGCGATCGCCGAATTGTTCTACCAGGTGCAGGTGATCTACGGCCGCAACGGCCGGGTCGTGCCGCTGCTCATGGTCGCCACGTTCTGGTACGTCGTCCTCACCTCCCTGCTGTCGATCGTGCAGTTCTACGTCGAGCGGCACTACGCGAAGGGTGCGACGCGCGAACTCCCGCCGACGCCGCTACAGCGCCTCCGTCGGCAGGCGTCCGCGGCCCGGGCGACGTGGAGCCGGTCGTGA
- a CDS encoding GNAT family N-acetyltransferase produces the protein MTAGTLIEHCTAPLHPLDDPVRSSLRGAHARFAVWSGRVARYDREVAGFLGHPPRLDAQDWADVATLAGPAAEVSLRGAYVPPPGWEVIDRIGSVQLDGSAFHGEAYPPAVPLGARDVPRMLDLVARTAPGPFRPRTIEMGTYLGVFDRGALVAMAGERMHPIGWTEISAVCTDPAHRNRGLATALVGAVADGIRRRGETPFLHARADNVAAIRLYEALGFVLRQRSVLTIVRTPAAAADEAAS, from the coding sequence TTGACGGCGGGAACGCTCATCGAGCACTGCACGGCGCCGCTGCACCCGCTCGACGACCCGGTCCGGTCCTCGCTGCGCGGCGCTCACGCGCGGTTCGCGGTGTGGTCCGGGCGCGTCGCGCGCTACGACCGCGAGGTCGCCGGATTCCTCGGCCACCCGCCTCGGCTCGATGCGCAGGACTGGGCCGACGTCGCCACGCTGGCCGGTCCGGCGGCCGAGGTCTCGCTGCGGGGCGCCTACGTACCGCCTCCCGGTTGGGAGGTCATCGACCGCATCGGCTCCGTGCAACTCGACGGGTCGGCCTTCCATGGGGAGGCCTACCCGCCTGCGGTGCCGCTCGGCGCGCGCGACGTCCCCCGCATGCTGGACCTGGTCGCCCGCACCGCCCCGGGCCCCTTCCGCCCGCGCACCATCGAGATGGGCACCTACCTCGGCGTGTTCGACCGCGGCGCGCTCGTCGCCATGGCGGGGGAGCGGATGCACCCCATCGGCTGGACCGAGATCAGCGCCGTCTGCACCGATCCGGCGCACCGCAACCGCGGGCTGGCAACCGCCCTCGTCGGCGCGGTGGCGGACGGCATCCGGCGGCGCGGTGAGACGCCGTTCCTGCACGCCCGCGCCGACAACGTCGCCGCGATCCGGCTCTACGAGGCGCTGGGATTCGTGCTGCGGCAGCGTTCGGTGCTCACTATCGTGCGCACGCCGGCCGCTGCAGCCGACGAGGCGGCGTCGTGA
- the hrpA gene encoding ATP-dependent RNA helicase HrpA, with protein sequence MSEPSDVRALRRRLDGLTIRDAARLGRRLRNLRDATPEQVARVTEQIAAAEGLIATRAGAVPAIAYPDLPVSERRDDIAAAVRDHQVVVVAGETGSGKTTQLPKICLDLGRGVRGTIGHTQPRRLAARTVAQRVADELGTPLGDVVGYTVRFTDQASDRTLVKLMTDGILLAEVQRDRRLLAYDTLILDEAHERSLNIDFLLGYLRELLPRRPDLKVIVTSATIEPERFAAHFAGPDGPAPIVEVSGRTYPVEIRYRPLEVVVTSDDAGEDPDDPDDEIVRTELRDPTEAIVDAVRELEAEPPGDVLVFLSGEREIRDTAEALREALRHDRLPTEVLPLYARLPTAEQQKVFAPHANRRIVLSTNVAETSLTVPGIRYVVDPGTARISRYSRRTKVQRLPIEPISRASAAQRAGRSGRTAPGVCIRLYSQADFDARPRYTDPEILRTNLAAVILQMAALGLGDVEAFGFLDPPDARSIRDGVTLLQELGAFDRHGAITDVGRRLARLPLDPRIGRMILQADTENCVREVLVLAAALSIPDPRERPADREDAARQKHARFNDEHSDFVSYLNLWQYLSEQRRERSGTGFRRMCREEFLHYLRIREWQDLTGQLRSIARDLGIRESDEPADPSRVHAALTAGLLSHVGLREGDGQSRQRGSRLPEYAGARNTRFVLAPGSVLTKRPPQWIVVADLVETSRLFGRIATRIDPDTVERVAADLVVRSHSEPHWDARRGAVMAYERVTLYGLPLVPRRRVSYASIDPVVSRELFIRHALVEGDWQTRHHFFRDNAALLAELAELEERARRRDLVVTDDQVYALYDARIPANVVSARHFDAWWKKQRHRTPDLLTFTRDELLRAEDADDRPDTWRTGDLALPMTYRFSPGAEDDGITVHVPVDVLARLGGTGFAWHVPALREELVTALLKSLPKELRRNFVPVPDTARAVLGHLDPDAEPLLEGLVRELRRRTGVLVPVEAFDVDKLPAHLRVTFAVERADGTEVARGKDLGRLKERLATPMQQAVADAVAGDLGRTGLRGWPADLAEVPRTVSTTTGGRTVRGHPAFVDAGATVDLTVFATVAEQQARARAGVRRLLRLASPAPAKNVERALDTRTRLTLAANPDGSLAALIEDCADAAVDTMLPAPVWTRAEFETLRARIGARLVPTTLDLLARTAKVLAAEQEARLALPDRPAPRLAGAVADVEAQLARLLPRGFVTAAGAARLADLTRYLTAIARRLERLPHAVEADAERMARVAAVRDAYDDLLATLGPARAAAADVREIGWQIEEFRVSLWAQQLGTPRPVSEQRILRAIDAIDTR encoded by the coding sequence GTGTCCGAACCGTCCGACGTGCGCGCGCTGCGCCGCCGCCTCGACGGGCTGACGATCCGTGACGCCGCCCGCCTCGGGCGCCGCCTGAGGAACCTGCGCGACGCCACGCCCGAGCAGGTCGCGCGCGTCACCGAGCAGATCGCCGCCGCCGAGGGGCTGATCGCCACCCGCGCCGGCGCGGTGCCGGCCATCGCCTACCCGGACCTGCCGGTCAGCGAGCGGCGCGACGACATCGCCGCGGCGGTCCGCGACCACCAGGTCGTCGTGGTCGCGGGCGAGACCGGCTCGGGCAAGACCACCCAGCTGCCCAAGATCTGCCTCGACCTCGGCCGGGGAGTGCGCGGCACGATCGGCCACACCCAGCCGCGGCGGCTCGCCGCACGGACCGTCGCCCAGCGCGTCGCCGACGAACTCGGCACCCCGCTCGGCGACGTCGTCGGCTACACCGTCCGCTTCACCGACCAGGCGAGCGACCGCACGCTGGTCAAGCTGATGACCGACGGCATCCTGCTCGCCGAGGTTCAGCGCGACCGGCGGCTGCTCGCCTACGACACGCTGATCCTCGACGAGGCGCACGAACGCAGCCTCAACATCGACTTCCTCCTCGGCTATCTGCGCGAGCTGCTGCCCCGCCGGCCCGACCTGAAGGTGATCGTCACCTCCGCGACGATCGAGCCGGAGCGCTTCGCCGCGCACTTCGCCGGCCCGGACGGACCGGCGCCCATCGTCGAGGTGTCCGGCCGCACCTACCCCGTCGAGATCCGGTACCGCCCGCTCGAGGTGGTGGTCACGTCCGACGACGCCGGCGAGGACCCCGACGATCCGGACGACGAGATCGTCCGCACCGAACTGCGCGACCCGACCGAAGCGATCGTCGACGCCGTGCGCGAACTCGAGGCCGAACCGCCCGGCGACGTCCTGGTGTTCCTGTCCGGCGAGCGCGAGATCCGCGACACCGCCGAGGCGCTGCGGGAGGCGCTGCGCCACGACCGACTGCCCACCGAGGTGCTGCCGCTGTACGCGCGGCTGCCGACCGCCGAGCAGCAGAAGGTCTTCGCGCCACACGCCAACCGGCGGATCGTGTTGTCCACCAACGTCGCCGAGACGTCGCTGACGGTGCCCGGCATCCGCTACGTCGTCGACCCGGGCACGGCCCGCATCTCGCGGTACAGCCGGCGGACCAAGGTGCAGCGGCTGCCCATCGAACCGATCTCCCGGGCCTCGGCCGCGCAGCGGGCCGGCCGCTCCGGCCGCACCGCACCGGGCGTGTGCATCCGGCTGTACTCGCAAGCGGACTTCGACGCGCGGCCGCGCTACACCGACCCGGAGATCCTGCGCACCAACCTCGCCGCGGTGATCCTGCAGATGGCCGCGCTCGGCCTCGGCGACGTCGAGGCGTTCGGCTTCCTCGACCCGCCGGACGCGCGCAGCATCCGCGACGGCGTCACGCTGCTGCAGGAACTCGGAGCCTTCGACCGCCACGGCGCGATCACCGACGTGGGCCGCCGTCTGGCCCGGCTGCCACTGGATCCGCGCATCGGCCGGATGATCCTGCAGGCCGACACCGAGAACTGCGTGCGGGAGGTCCTCGTGCTCGCCGCCGCGCTGTCCATCCCCGACCCGCGGGAGCGGCCCGCCGACCGCGAGGACGCCGCACGGCAGAAGCACGCGAGGTTCAACGATGAGCACTCCGACTTCGTCTCCTACCTCAACCTGTGGCAGTACCTGTCCGAGCAGCGCCGGGAACGCTCGGGCACCGGCTTCCGCCGGATGTGCCGCGAGGAGTTCCTGCACTACCTGCGCATCCGCGAGTGGCAGGACCTCACCGGCCAATTGCGCAGCATCGCGCGCGATCTCGGGATCCGCGAATCCGACGAACCAGCCGACCCGAGCAGGGTGCACGCCGCGCTCACCGCCGGGCTGCTGTCGCACGTGGGCCTGCGCGAGGGCGACGGCCAGTCCCGCCAGCGCGGGTCGCGGCTGCCCGAGTACGCCGGCGCGCGCAACACGCGCTTCGTCCTGGCTCCGGGTTCGGTGCTGACGAAGCGGCCGCCGCAGTGGATCGTGGTCGCCGACCTGGTGGAGACCAGCCGGCTGTTCGGCCGCATCGCCACCCGCATCGACCCCGACACCGTCGAGCGCGTCGCCGCAGACCTGGTGGTGCGCAGCCACAGTGAGCCGCACTGGGATGCCCGCCGCGGCGCGGTGATGGCCTATGAGCGGGTGACGCTGTACGGCCTGCCGCTGGTGCCGCGCCGCCGCGTGAGCTACGCGTCGATCGACCCGGTGGTGTCGCGCGAGCTGTTCATCCGGCACGCCCTGGTCGAGGGTGACTGGCAGACCCGGCACCACTTCTTCCGCGACAACGCCGCGCTGCTGGCCGAACTCGCCGAACTGGAGGAGCGGGCCCGTCGCCGCGACCTCGTCGTCACCGACGACCAGGTGTACGCCCTGTACGACGCGCGCATCCCGGCGAACGTGGTGTCGGCGCGGCACTTCGACGCGTGGTGGAAGAAGCAGCGCCACCGCACCCCGGACCTGCTGACCTTCACGCGCGACGAGCTGCTGCGCGCCGAGGACGCCGACGACCGTCCCGACACCTGGCGCACCGGCGACCTCGCGCTGCCCATGACCTACCGCTTCTCGCCCGGCGCCGAGGATGACGGGATCACCGTGCACGTGCCGGTCGACGTGCTCGCACGCCTCGGCGGCACCGGCTTCGCCTGGCACGTTCCGGCATTGCGCGAGGAGCTGGTGACGGCGCTGCTCAAGTCGCTGCCCAAGGAGCTGCGCCGCAACTTCGTCCCGGTCCCCGACACCGCCCGCGCCGTGCTGGGGCACCTCGACCCCGACGCCGAGCCGCTGCTGGAGGGGTTGGTGCGCGAACTCCGCAGGCGCACCGGCGTTCTGGTGCCGGTCGAGGCGTTCGACGTCGACAAGCTCCCCGCGCACCTGCGGGTGACGTTCGCCGTGGAACGGGCCGACGGCACCGAGGTGGCGCGCGGCAAGGACCTCGGCCGGCTCAAGGAGCGGCTGGCCACGCCGATGCAGCAGGCGGTCGCCGACGCGGTGGCCGGAGATCTGGGACGCACCGGTCTGCGCGGGTGGCCGGCCGATCTCGCCGAGGTGCCCCGCACCGTGTCGACGACGACCGGCGGACGTACGGTCCGCGGCCATCCGGCGTTCGTCGATGCCGGCGCCACGGTGGACCTGACGGTGTTCGCCACGGTCGCCGAACAGCAGGCCCGGGCGCGCGCCGGGGTGCGCCGGCTGCTGCGGCTGGCGTCGCCCGCGCCGGCCAAGAACGTCGAACGGGCCCTCGACACCCGGACGCGGTTGACGCTCGCGGCCAACCCGGACGGCTCGCTCGCCGCGCTGATCGAGGACTGCGCCGACGCCGCCGTCGACACGATGCTGCCGGCGCCGGTGTGGACCCGCGCAGAGTTCGAGACGCTGCGCGCCCGCATCGGGGCGCGGCTGGTGCCGACCACCCTGGATCTACTGGCGCGGACGGCGAAGGTGCTCGCCGCCGAGCAGGAGGCCCGCCTGGCGCTGCCCGATCGGCCGGCCCCGCGGCTGGCCGGCGCGGTCGCCGACGTCGAGGCGCAGCTGGCGCGGCTGCTGCCGCGCGGCTTCGTCACTGCGGCCGGCGCGGCCCGGCTCGCCGATCTCACCCGCTACCTCACGGCGATCGCCCGCCGCCTCGAGCGACTGCCACACGCCGTCGAGGCCGATGCCGAGCGGATGGCACGGGTCGCCGCGGTCCGGGACGCCTACGACGACCTCCTCGCGACGCTCGGCCCGGCGCGTGCCGCCGCCGCGGACGTCCGCGAGATCGGCTGGCAGATCGAGGAGTTCCGGGTCAGCCTGTGGGCACAGCAACTCGGGACGCCGCGGCCGGTCAGCGAACAGCGCATCCTGCGCGCCATCGACGCGATCGACACCCGGTGA
- a CDS encoding VOC family protein encodes MTLPTPEPVGRLGATSIDCPDPAALADFYAALLGMRRLVSAPDGSVVAITDGAQRLAFMRVPDYVAPTWPEPGQSQQMHLDVSVTDLDAAVPRAVALGAREATHQQDPSRWRVLIDPAGHPFCLTTVGA; translated from the coding sequence ATGACCCTCCCCACACCCGAACCCGTCGGACGGCTCGGCGCCACGTCGATCGACTGTCCCGATCCGGCGGCGCTCGCGGACTTCTACGCTGCGCTGCTCGGCATGCGGCGCCTGGTCAGCGCCCCGGACGGCAGCGTCGTCGCGATCACCGACGGCGCGCAGCGGCTGGCCTTCATGCGGGTGCCCGACTACGTCGCGCCGACGTGGCCGGAGCCGGGACAGTCCCAGCAGATGCACCTCGACGTGTCGGTGACCGACCTCGACGCCGCGGTGCCCCGGGCAGTGGCCCTCGGTGCGCGGGAGGCGACCCACCAGCAGGACCCGTCGCGGTGGCGCGTCCTGATCGACCCGGCCGGGCACCCCTTCTGCCTCACGACGGTGGGTGCGTGA
- a CDS encoding TolB-like translocation protein has protein sequence MHERHRRPRTLALIGLLAMLVAVLAACHGAPQGPVPTLPTNFAPSPTSAAPPAPTGPQVAYRAATEIGVVDGTTVVATAKGTFAPSHEPLVTEDGRFAFARGADGNLAILDVAARTSRVVPLPEAGRIGTAGDSRITWFEAPDRLVVLDLADPAGRPVVTQQVALPAVPDAGATTLLTARAGTVILARTEAADPSPRGGPDTLYAVRGSGPPTSLGATDANTPVDTAVLSPDGSRLAFALYRSTGDACGTAAIVVSDADGTQQTYEVAASGADTASRVQRMWWQDGQPMSLSLTSWHCDPPGPSSPLVWQLGDGGLVAAEPRTVALQESELVPGQRAVLVPGSGTPPPDAGTLVIDDSGRRFPVEPNVDAFSVVPTSVAPTSVVPTGVVPTGP, from the coding sequence ATGCACGAACGACACCGACGACCCAGGACGCTCGCGCTGATCGGACTGCTCGCGATGCTGGTGGCCGTGCTCGCGGCCTGCCACGGCGCCCCGCAGGGGCCCGTCCCGACGCTGCCGACGAACTTCGCGCCGAGCCCGACGTCCGCCGCTCCGCCCGCGCCGACCGGCCCCCAGGTCGCCTACCGCGCCGCGACCGAGATCGGTGTGGTGGACGGCACGACGGTGGTGGCCACGGCCAAGGGCACGTTCGCCCCGTCGCACGAACCGCTGGTCACCGAGGACGGGCGCTTCGCCTTCGCCCGCGGCGCGGACGGCAACCTCGCGATCCTCGACGTCGCCGCGCGGACGTCGCGGGTGGTCCCCCTGCCGGAGGCCGGCCGCATCGGCACCGCGGGCGACAGCCGCATCACGTGGTTCGAGGCACCCGACCGGCTGGTGGTCCTCGACCTGGCCGATCCCGCCGGGCGGCCCGTCGTCACCCAGCAGGTGGCTCTGCCCGCGGTGCCCGACGCCGGGGCGACGACGCTGCTGACGGCGCGGGCCGGGACGGTCATCCTGGCGCGCACCGAGGCGGCCGACCCGTCGCCTCGGGGCGGGCCCGACACCCTCTACGCCGTACGCGGCTCCGGGCCCCCGACGTCGCTGGGCGCGACCGACGCCAACACGCCCGTCGACACCGCGGTCCTCAGCCCGGACGGCAGCCGGCTGGCCTTCGCGCTGTACCGGAGCACCGGCGATGCCTGCGGCACCGCGGCGATCGTGGTATCCGACGCGGACGGCACCCAGCAGACCTACGAGGTCGCCGCGTCGGGAGCGGACACCGCCTCGCGCGTGCAGCGGATGTGGTGGCAGGACGGTCAGCCCATGTCCTTGAGCCTGACGAGTTGGCACTGCGATCCGCCCGGCCCGTCCTCGCCGCTGGTGTGGCAGCTCGGTGACGGCGGGCTGGTGGCCGCCGAGCCGCGCACCGTCGCCCTGCAGGAATCCGAACTCGTCCCCGGCCAGCGCGCGGTACTCGTCCCCGGCAGCGGCACGCCGCCGCCGGACGCCGGCACGCTGGTGATCGACGACAGCGGGCGACGCTTCCCGGTCGAGCCGAACGTCGACGCGTTCAGCGTCGTCCCCACCAGCGTCGCCCCCACCAGCGTCGTCCCCACCGGCGTCGTCCCGACCGGCCCGTGA
- a CDS encoding Fur family transcriptional regulator codes for MSESPDFRTMLRDAHLRITRPRVAVLHAVHDHPHAETEAVIRATRELEADVSHQTVYDALNALTAAGLIRRIQPNGSLARYETRVGDNHHHVVCRSCGVIADVDCAVGDAPCLTASDDRGFVIDEAEVIYWGVCPDCIT; via the coding sequence ATGTCAGAGAGCCCCGATTTCCGGACGATGCTGCGGGATGCCCACCTGCGCATCACCCGCCCCCGGGTCGCCGTCCTGCACGCCGTGCACGACCATCCGCACGCCGAGACCGAGGCCGTCATCCGCGCCACCCGCGAACTCGAGGCCGACGTGTCGCACCAGACGGTGTACGACGCGCTCAACGCGCTGACGGCGGCCGGGCTCATCCGGCGCATCCAGCCCAACGGCTCCCTGGCCCGCTACGAGACCCGCGTCGGCGACAACCACCACCACGTGGTGTGCCGGTCCTGCGGGGTGATCGCCGACGTGGACTGCGCGGTCGGCGACGCGCCCTGCCTCACCGCTTCGGATGATCGGGGCTTCGTCATCGACGAGGCCGAGGTCATCTACTGGGGCGTCTGCCCCGACTGCATCACCTGA
- the katG gene encoding catalase/peroxidase HPI, with protein sequence MSSDTSDARPPHSDSETHSRSESENPAIESPHPKGHAPLTNQDWWPEQVDVSVLHRQPAKGNPLGEDFDYAAAFARLDVDALKADVLEVITTSQDWWPADYGSYAGLFIRMSWHAAGTYRIYDGRGGGGQGAQRFAPLNSWPDNANLDKARRLLWPVKKKYGSKLSWADLLVFAGNVALESAGFETFGFGFGREDIWEPEEVLYGQEDTWLGTDKRYGGTNDSDDRQLAEPFGATTMGLIYVNPEGPEGKPDPLAAAHDIRETFGRMAMNDEETAALIVGGHTLGKTHGASDANVGPEPEGAPIEQQGLGWKCPFGSGNAGDTITSGLEVVWTDKPTQWSNRYLELLYGNEWELTKSPGGAWQFEAKDAKAIIPDPFGGPPRKPTMLVTDVSMRVDPIYGKITRRWLDHPEELNDAFARAWYKLLHRDMGPISRYLGPWVAEPQVWQDPVPAVDHALVDEADIASLKARVLDAGLSVPQLVKTAWASASSFRGTDKRGGANGARIRLEPQRNWEVNEPSELNKVLPVLERIQQEFNASASGGKKISLADLIVLAGSAAVEKAAKDGGFEIDVHFAPGRTDASQEQTDVESFRVLEPRADGFRNFARPGEKAPLEQLLVDKAYFLDLTAPELTALIGGLRVIGVNHGGTKHGVFTETPGVLSNDFFTNLLDMGTQWKSAETGEHVYEGSDRATGQLKWTATVNDLVFGSNSVLRAVAEVYAEDDNRGKFVEDFVAAWVKVMNNDRFDLEKF encoded by the coding sequence GTGTCATCCGATACCTCCGATGCCCGTCCGCCGCACTCCGACAGCGAAACCCACAGCCGCAGCGAGAGCGAGAACCCGGCCATCGAGTCGCCGCACCCGAAGGGCCATGCGCCCCTGACCAATCAGGACTGGTGGCCGGAGCAGGTCGACGTCTCGGTGCTGCACCGCCAGCCCGCCAAGGGCAACCCGCTGGGTGAGGACTTCGACTACGCGGCGGCCTTCGCCCGGCTCGACGTCGACGCCCTGAAGGCCGACGTCCTCGAGGTCATCACCACCTCGCAGGACTGGTGGCCGGCCGACTACGGCAGCTACGCCGGCCTGTTCATCCGGATGAGCTGGCACGCCGCCGGCACCTACCGCATCTACGACGGCCGCGGTGGCGGCGGTCAGGGTGCGCAGCGCTTCGCCCCGCTCAACAGCTGGCCGGACAACGCCAACCTGGACAAGGCGCGCCGCCTGCTGTGGCCGGTCAAGAAGAAGTACGGGAGCAAGCTGTCCTGGGCCGACCTGCTGGTCTTCGCCGGCAACGTGGCCCTGGAGTCCGCGGGCTTCGAGACCTTCGGCTTCGGCTTCGGCCGCGAGGACATCTGGGAGCCCGAGGAGGTGCTGTACGGCCAGGAGGACACCTGGCTGGGTACCGACAAGCGCTACGGCGGCACCAACGACAGCGACGACCGTCAGCTCGCCGAGCCGTTCGGCGCCACCACCATGGGCCTGATCTACGTCAATCCCGAAGGGCCCGAGGGCAAGCCCGATCCGCTGGCCGCCGCGCACGACATCCGCGAGACGTTCGGCCGCATGGCGATGAACGACGAGGAGACCGCGGCGCTGATCGTCGGCGGTCACACCCTGGGCAAGACCCACGGCGCCAGCGACGCCAACGTCGGCCCGGAGCCCGAGGGCGCGCCGATCGAGCAGCAGGGCCTGGGCTGGAAGTGCCCGTTCGGCTCGGGCAACGCCGGCGACACCATCACCAGTGGGCTCGAGGTCGTGTGGACCGACAAGCCGACGCAGTGGAGCAACCGCTACCTGGAGCTGCTGTACGGCAACGAGTGGGAGCTGACCAAGAGCCCCGGTGGCGCCTGGCAGTTCGAGGCGAAGGACGCCAAGGCGATCATCCCGGATCCGTTCGGCGGCCCGCCGCGCAAGCCCACCATGCTGGTCACCGACGTGTCGATGCGCGTCGACCCGATCTACGGCAAGATCACGCGGCGGTGGCTGGACCACCCCGAGGAGCTGAACGACGCGTTCGCCCGCGCCTGGTACAAGCTGCTGCACCGTGACATGGGTCCGATCAGCCGCTACCTCGGCCCGTGGGTGGCCGAGCCGCAGGTCTGGCAGGATCCGGTGCCCGCGGTCGACCACGCGCTGGTGGACGAGGCCGACATCGCGTCGCTCAAGGCGCGCGTGCTCGATGCCGGCCTGTCGGTGCCGCAGCTGGTGAAGACGGCCTGGGCCTCGGCGTCCAGCTTCCGTGGCACCGACAAGCGGGGCGGCGCCAACGGTGCCCGCATCCGCCTGGAGCCGCAGCGAAACTGGGAGGTCAACGAGCCCAGCGAGCTGAACAAGGTGCTGCCGGTGCTGGAGCGCATCCAGCAGGAGTTCAACGCCTCGGCGTCCGGCGGCAAGAAGATCTCGCTCGCCGACCTCATCGTGCTGGCCGGTTCCGCCGCGGTCGAGAAGGCCGCCAAGGACGGCGGTTTCGAGATCGACGTGCACTTCGCGCCGGGTCGCACCGACGCGTCGCAGGAGCAGACCGACGTCGAGTCCTTCCGGGTGCTCGAGCCGCGGGCCGATGGCTTCCGCAACTTCGCGCGGCCCGGCGAGAAGGCTCCGCTCGAGCAGTTGCTCGTCGACAAGGCCTACTTCCTGGACCTCACGGCTCCGGAGCTAACGGCGCTCATCGGCGGCCTCCGCGTCATCGGCGTCAACCACGGCGGCACCAAGCACGGCGTGTTCACCGAGACGCCGGGTGTGCTGAGCAACGACTTCTTCACCAACCTGCTCGACATGGGCACGCAGTGGAAGTCGGCGGAGACCGGCGAGCACGTCTACGAGGGCAGTGATCGGGCGACCGGCCAGCTCAAGTGGACGGCCACCGTCAACGACCTGGTCTTCGGGTCGAACTCGGTGCTGCGCGCCGTCGCCGAGGTGTACGCCGAGGACGACAACAGGGGCAAGTTCGTCGAGGACTTCGTCGCCGCCTGGGTCAAGGTCATGAACAACGACCGGTTCGATCTCGAGAAGTTCTGA